In Epinephelus moara isolate mb chromosome 20, YSFRI_EMoa_1.0, whole genome shotgun sequence, the genomic stretch TCCAGCAGCACACGCCAGGCTGTGTCAGATGTCTCTTGCCCTCGCTTTAGGGACACTGACATCATACTCTGGACAGATCCCATCATGTCCCTGTGGCTACCAGGCCACCACACACAGAGGGGCAGAGACAGATAGCATCATACaatctttttctgtctgtctgagatTTGATTATTTTTGGGCTCACTGTATTTCAGCTGCAGTTGGCACAGAGCGACAGAGTCTACCTTTAACTAATGGAAGCAAAAATACGAGAGCTAGTAGACGTGTGGAATGGTATCACTGCAAGTGTGTGGACATGTCTGGACTAGACAGAGAGGAGGCAGGTTTTAGAGGAGTCTCATGTGTCTGCAGAGCTTCATGCTCACAGTAATTAACATTACTTACATGTTGAATGGGTCACCAGCACCCCAAAGCGCTGACCCTAAACCAACAGACAAGAAGTGACATCATCTGTATCATGTTAATAAATCATCTCACCTGTGCAGTGAAGAAGGCAGGAGTGAGGGAGCCAGACGGCAGCGCCGGGCTGTTGAGGGCGATGGAGCCGATGTCGCTCCCTGTGAGCAGCAGGGACGGGGATGAGATCTCCAGAGCTTTGGGTTTTTTGCTTTTTGGAGGGAGTCCATCTCCTTggttactactactactagtgGAGCTACTTctaccactgctgctgcttctcttctcaggaGGCTGCAGGGCACGCTCCCTGTGCCCAGAGGAGAGGTTGAGGGGCTGAGCGCTCTGGTCTgagtcctcctcttcctctttggctGCGGGGCTCCAGCTCTGGGAGGGCTGGGTCTGGGGAGAGGACGGGGAACGGAGTTTGGGTGGCCTGGAGGAGACGTAGGACTCAGGTTTGGCGGAGGGAGGGGAGCTCCTTTCATTGGCGTTGGTGCCAAAGCGGATGACGGAGCGTGGCTCTTCCTGGCGCTCCCGCAGGGCACGAAGCAGCTCAGGCTGGTTCTGCAGGGAGCTGATGCTGAAGGAGGAGTAGAGACCCGAGCGGAGGTAGTCGTTGCGACACTGCTGCGCCCCCAGGGCTGCCAGCGTCCTCCTCTgggcctcctcctccccttcctcttcctcctcctcctctacctccaGCTCAGAGGCCTCTCCTTCCTGGAGGGGGAACCTTCCAGAGGCCAGGCCCATCTCCACCGCCTGGGGGTCCATCTTCAGGATCTCAGGGAAGGACACAAACTTGTAGACGAACTTCTGGCCGATCACCTTCTTGATGATGTTCTGTAAAACAGATGAACACTGTTAATGATGAGGAGagcttgttttaaaatatacGTACAGCAAACACATACGAATCAAGACAATACAAAAAGAACATATGTCGACTATCACAGAGGGCATTGACAACATTTCAGTCCAGTGAAGGCAAAACACCAAACTGAAACAGAATGCTACATCACAGCCGGAtttactgtgtgtttgctgataaAGAGGAAGTGGAAGTGTCTATCAGGGGAGATTGTGGTTTTAAGAGAAGTGCGACACAGAATGTGTCATAGTGCTACACTCCTCTCTCCAATCTTCAGGTCttaacaattacaaaaagctgcagtgaaatgACCACTTTGACCATAACACAGACGCAGCTCCTGCACATTAACCAGAGACACTTCAATTCACCTTGTCATAGTAGTAGCGCAGCGCTCTGCTCAGCTTGTCGTAGTTCATGTTGGTTTTGTTCTTGCGCAGCCCCCACAGCTTGGCCACTTCCTCTGACTTCAGGAGCTTAAACTCTCCGTCTGTGGACGTCCAACATATCAGGTGCTTGTGACTTTggtccagcagcagctgcagcaggaactGCCACAGAGTGATGGCACTGTCCATACCTGCGACGAGACACGGTCAGCATGAGTGAAAACATTCGACTCGGCCAGAGCAGAGCACATAACATCAAAGCCCTCACTggttatttttaaaatcatcATATGATGTCGCCTGAGTTTGTCCtcctgtggctttttttttctatacgAGATAAAAATGGAACATCGTCACCCAGAGATGTCAGCTGACAGAAAAAGCACCAAAACTACCTGCACATGCTCTACCTGCCAGATGCTACGATGACAGAATAAGCACAAAACTCAAACCTCTGGGGGAAACATGCCTGGTAGCTCTTTGCACTCTGTGCTCATTACTTTATATATTCTAGACCTGTGTAAAATAACTGCTGATaaaacatactgtgtgtgtttacggaGAGTGTTTAGAACAAGAACAACTGATGATTCACCTTAATTAAAAGCCTCTTTTCCTGATTTCTGTCTCGCTGCTGTTCTTTACCGCGCACAGCCTAAATTAGGTTAAAGGCTGAGGAGGGAACGGCCTGAAACATGTGGTGTAAGGACGAGTAGACCGGTGATGAATAGaacagtgtgttttaaagagtgtagtgtaatgtagcagcagcagcagaagagaaaaaaaatataaggAGGAACAACAGCTCAAGCCAGAAATATGCTGCGGTTCAACCTGGCCCTCTCTCCACAGGAAGTATGACGGGCCCAGGGTGGGTTATTCCTTTAATAGAGGAATGTGCAGCCTCGAAGCTCCTGTCTGCCTGCTCGCAGCTCCATATATTAGTAGTGGGGTGGCGGCGGGGGACTGTTTCTGTCAACACAGACAGCAACACCAGAGATGTGCTGAAAggattaatcaattaatggaTAATAAACTGGCACAAATGCGATAATTTGCCAATCGTTAAGTCATTTATTGAGCTAAAATAGCAAAACTTTGGAGTTTTTCAgcatcttaaatgtgagaatttgctgctttggtatcatttttaatTCAAAGTTTGAGTTTGAGACTTTTGATCATAAGAAACAAGCAATATGAAGACATTGCTTTGGGTTCTGAGAAACTGTGATAGTCGTGTTTTACTAGTTTTTGGCCAATAGAAAGGCATCTTGGCCGATATATCTGTGTAGcaatattaaaagtaaaattagaGGGCTAACTTCGTCTTtactttttaaagatatttaagAGACGAATCCATGAAATTGCTAGTTGGAGGCCTAAACACCAGAGAGGCACATATAAATAGGGGTCAAACTTATAATTTTTGACACAGACTGCAATGACTATGTCGCACAAAAGTATTAAAACCGATACCAAAAGTTGGCGTTAAATTCCTGATCAGGTTTGTAGTTAATTTGTTGTCTTTAGTTTTACCAGTTTAGAATCAGTTGTTTTAATCCAGAGATATTCTTTGGCTGTTTTTGTGAGAAGTTTGGCttcttttgttaaataaaaacatattaatgttCCTCAAAGTGAGGTGAAGGGTTATTTTGGCTTTGCTCAGGAACTGTTCTGGCAAGGGTATTGAAAAATTTGGCACCACACACAGCCCTACACTCTGACAGACCTCATCTTGTATTCTTTGCCGTCTTATCTATCTATGGATGTGCAGAGCGATTAGTCACTGATGCTCTGAAACAATGATAACAGACCGGCCTTTCAACCACATCATATCTCTGTCCggtgaggagagagggagggctgAACTCATTTCCGACTCGAGCTATCCCCTGAGTTTTCTATCTGCCATGTAAAACTACAAACCTGTCAAAGTCAGGACTTCCTTCTATTCTACTTCCAAGGACAAATGTTGAGGAGAGGGGATCCCACAGCAGGGGAGCGTTTCCCCAGTCCTACCACACTTCCCTCAAGAATCCCAAAGGGAGGGGGGTCAAGAGATCAAATCATTGTCCCctttccacagctccaccctttaAACCAATCTGAACCTAGACTTTGGTTTGGCTTTTAGAGCTTGCCAATGCAGTGCCGCCTTGCTGACAGGTCTACAATTAGGCCGGCGTGACTTATAAACATTCACCTTTGCAAGATGCTGCAAATAGCACAGAGAGACTTTAAAGTATGGGGCCGCTACTGAAGGTCAGACATACCTCCTACAGACACCACTACACCATATTTGACTATTAGAGTGATATGCTGCCACACAGAGATAAAATCCCCTACATGGAGGCAACATCAGTCACTGAGAGCCGCAGACATGGTATAACCCTTTCTAGGAACATTACAGGGACATTGTGGTGGTTCTGCTCGGGAATCAGGAGCCCTGCTGCGGATGCTCGGACTGAGAAGTCTCGCAGTGCGCACAAAGCTATCCAGTGTTGGCTGAACGGAAACTGCTAATGAGATTAGATGGTGTGTGCAGACATTACTTAGCCATGACTAAATCTGCTCTCTTCCTGTTCGCAGACAGTGGAAAATTCAACAGGGGCCCGTAAAAAGCAGCATCTCTAAACATCGGCCACGGGCTGGTTTTGCATTGCTCGTCTTTTGTTTGCCTCTCTTTCTGGGGAGGCTACAGATGTATCCGGGACTTGAAAGTTGCagtgctgttacgcacagaggTCTGGATCACTATTCTGCCCCACTGACTCATTTTCAAGATGTGGCTCGGACCGGAAGACGGCACAACTGTGTCCGCATCTAAACCTGAACTATTCTggattaaaacttaaaatacaCTCGCTCCTTATAGATTAACACAAGGTGAAAACTTTACATAAAACATAACTCCTATTCAGAGGTAACACAGTCGCTATTACGCCTAATAACCAATGACTTCTCTCTCTACAAGCCAACAAAGCGCAGTTCATAGAAAGATGTCCGTTTACTTTTACGTTACCTGCGATCTGTGTCTCGGTGTTTTCCCTCCGTGAAACTTTACGGTGAAGCTTGTGTGATTCCTTGTTTTTCCATGCTTGCTTCTGGTCTACACAGTTGTGCTGGACTGAAATAGGATCCtgggctttttctttttctgagcAGGAAGTTGGAGCAGGCAGACACAGAGCCGGCTGACTTCCTCTCCCCGACGATTCCCCAGGCAGTTTGCCGTCTGTGTAAACACActtttcctcccctcctcttctcctctgcctGCCCGCTGACGGCCAGCAGTAGGCCTACTCTGTGGTGTCGGCACACATGGTGATACAGAAACTCCTACAGCACAGAGACTGACATCATCAGTCCGCAGGCTGCCGTGATGCTTTCAGGTGCGCCTCGGTAGTTACAACACTTCCATCTGCGATCATAAGTCACGTGGTTTTTAGGGCTCGTCATATTTCGTTTTCATTGTCGGCAGTGGTGAAAAAAGTATTTACAGCTTTCGCTAAAGTAGCAATActacaatgtaaaaatattctgtAACAACTTAAAgttctgcattaaaaaaaatctaaaaaaaaaaaaatactcaagtaaaaatactcaaaagtacataagtattatcattaaaatatgcttaagtaaaagtagcagtaCTACATTGTAAAAATACTTTGCTACATATACAATTCAGCTATTATCTACTTacccatatgccaagggaggctcaggtgaagttttacagtCCTCACCTCACAACGCGGAGATCCAAGGAGAGAGGGGGTACAACtctttatgtcggggcttcaggacacttgggtcactacggacgagcagtatggcaatattttgtggtttcaattatgtgtttttttggatgtttgaatctggggtgccgtaagcatgcattaggtggagttgtgttgctaccccctcttcacctgagcctcccttggtatatgggtgagtagataatggctgaattttcattcgtgggtgcactatccctttaaaggcaGGACAGAAGCACTGTGATTGGACCATAAGATGTTAAGCTATTTAGGGCAGAGCTTTGAGATGgttacatttatatttgaagTTCATTTATGAGGcatttgcctttatttgatattAGGGATAAATAGTAAGAGCACAGAGGGGTGACGTGCAAGAAAGGTCCTCAGCTTGAAGGGGTTTTGTTGCAAATACATGGTGTGCACTTTTGACCACTTGTCCCCAAAGGTCACTTAAGACATGGTCACATAATGGCagaaagatttttaaaaatttgataGTACTGCCTCAGAtccctaatttaatttgtgACTATCTGCTTTTGCCATGTAAGAATTATTGTCTGTTTGGACTAAACAGATAAACCTCTTTTGCTCCTCAGTCCGTCAGTTTGTTAAATCAGAGTATGGGCTCTTTGAGCCTGTGCAGGTCAAAAGGTGGACGAGGAGGGGTGTGATGACATTGGCTGTTTTGTAAGTTttctttgtttagttttttagtgTTTACTCTGTGATGCAAGAAGCGTTTCACAAAAATCTGACAAAGCAAAATTAATCTAATCTGAAAGAGTGATTTGGGACTCGTGGttttttcatattatttatttgcacaGTATTAAAACAATTGgtataaaaacatcaacaacaacaaaaaacagattgtGCAGGTAAGATGAAAAACTCCTTAAAGGGTTATAAGTTATCTCACCtaaatattcaataaaacaaaaagacagagatTTAAAATTGCctataaaataatcaataagaTACAATATAGTACCAATAATAGAATATAAAGTAGAAAAGAAACATACAGTAGGCCATCTAATAAAGTCCCTAATcaatgctgtgtgtgtatgtgtgtgtgtgtgtgtgtgtgtgtgtgtgtgtgtgttttgtatatttatcagaaacaaacaaaatcaagaACAGGAACAAATACTAATCAAATGTACCACTGAAGGTGTGACACTAATCTGCATTCAAAAGATCATCAAAGCACCATAATCAAATGCAAAGTTTATCCTGCATCTAAACAATTTTATAGTTCATTTTGAATATAGAGAAACCAgaaattgttttaaattatttttaaatattgacaGAGATGAAGAGATATTTACCAAGTGTTGACGATAATTCCACAGCTCTGCACCACGACACTTCAGCAAAAACTGACCCCTTGTGGTGAGATTCTTAGGCAGATGTATATAattgtgtattattattatgtattatgtCATAAATTGTTAAGAGCTTAAGTTTGTGAAATAGTGGCAAAGACGGaacaaatgcatttgaaaaagcGGCACATCTGATAAATCTTTTTTGTAACATGTAGATCCTCTTAAGACTAGTGTAATAGTTTGAACCCCATACAATGTTACAGTAACTAATATATGGAAAAATAAGACTATAATACAAGATCAGCAAACAAGACTTGTTTAAGAAATAACAAATTTTCTTAATTATACCAAGGGATTTCATAGCCTTtgtataaatgtaattaatatGCATTTTCCAACGGAGTTGGTCATCTACTAGAACTCCTAAAAACTTCACAACATGCACTTGCTTAACCTGATTTCCATCTATATTTAAGGATGCACTTTGTATGTTATATTTTCTCTTACCGCTGAAGATCAtgaaatttgttgtttttttacattcaaagacaatttgtttattttaaaccaaTTTGAAAATTCTTTGAGACCCCTATCTGCCTCACTCATAAGACAATCAAAATTTCTGTTTGACATCACTAAATTagtatcatctgcaaaaagaATAGGTAAAATGTCTTTAGATACAGTAGCCAAATCATTAACAcaaataagaaataataatgGTCCAAGAATTGAGCCTTGAGGGACCCCACACTGGATGGTAGCTAGTGGTTAAGGTCACGCAGGCTAATACTTGTTATTATTTCTGCTTATATATGAAGTGGGATCCGCTCAGGTTTTATTAAGACATGTAAGCCTTCAGTCACACTGGTGTTTGAATGTTTGAATTGACTTACACTGACAAAACACACTGCAGAAGCCTTTTGACTTTTAGATACTTTTTGTGAGCTCCATTCTGCAGAACAAAATAACGGGAAATATTGGACCCATAAAGAAATTACTGAAAACATCTTGTAAAGCATTGTAACTAAATGCCATTTTTTGAGTGCCTTTGTGTAAGGACACATTTATTAAAGTATTACCTGaattatttaagttatttttttggatatacattgttttattttaaaatctgattaaatGTAACTGTGGGTGGACGGTGGGATGTTGATGATGTACtttatatttacagtaaaaaataataaattgttgCACCTCTACAATTTAACAATGTGTTGAATCAACAAACTGCGCTGTGTTCATATCCATCCACTTGAATTTACATGCACTCAAAACGTCTGACAGCAAGTGAAGGCATCAGTGGTGACATAAGTTCtctatcatttattttcagattaATTTGTGATTACATTTTTAGTAAGTCATTTTGAGAATAAGACTCAACTGATTTTGTTGTGAGCAATAATTAGTTTAGCTGTTGCACTTTTTGTCAGCTAGTACCCATAAAAGTTTGGTTCCCTGAACGCATCCACTTATGACGCATCTGGGTGTCCAAACACTTGTATCACTAACCTGCGGCGGTCAGTGGCCCCCCAGAGGTGTCACACCGACGAGGCGTGGCTCCCAACGGTGCGTCTGATTGGCGGCTGAACTTAAGGCGACCGAAGGTGGTACCCTGGGGAGAGGTGAGCAGCTCTCACTGCACCAGAGTCCCGCTCAAGTCAAGTTAAGTCAATGCCTTGTTTCACGGTGCACATCCGAGATGAGTGGCTGGCAGTGCCCTGCCGGGATACCAGCAACACCATCCAATGGCTTGGACTCGAAGCTCTTAAACGTTACATGAAGAACAAACCAGATAACGGCGGCATCAAGGCGTTAAAGGACACTCGGTTTGTGGTGCGCAGGTGTCAGGGTTTGGGTTTACTGGATGCGGATGACACTGTCGAGGATGTGCTGGAGGATAATGACTTTGTGGAGCTCGGTAAAGaccatatgtttttaaaatttaagaaatgctctgtttatttattttattgcaatcATCTTATTGTGCATCACATTTGGGGGCAGTATAACCAGTAGCTGTGCGTAATTGCGCATGGTTAGTTATGTACCGACGATCTGAGACATTAAATGTGATTAATAAGATAAGACGTGAACAATGTGTTTTATTATCCTGCACTTACAGCCATTGAAGGCGACACCATGTCTCCTGACTTCATCCCGTATGAGCCTGGAGTTTCTCACCTGTATCCTTTCACTTGATGAGTATTTGTCATATTCATTATAGAGGGTACTTGGGTGCTGTAGTTGGCACTAAATACTATTTATCAAATCAGTTTTTAAATCAAATCGTGGGCGACAATTACTTttgtctaacttgcaaaaataatgattttaatgctgcaacatTTCAGTGACTCACTCGTCATCAGGCACACTGTGTTGTGTTCTGCTCGTCCCTCTCCaaaacacctgtttggaaaTAGATGTGCAAAGTATTCATTTGTTCAATAACTGCTTTTGAAAGAACAATATTAATCTAAGTCATATATTTAATCAcgtttttaaaatatatataatttctgTTACAAAATAATCCAGTAAAGGGCACCACTGTATGTTGTTTAATGTTATCCTTAATTAAACTGTGTGAAATAGCACAGCAGCATACAAAGAACCTGGTGAAGTGAGTCTTTACCCATTCTGTTAAAATTTAAAACCTATTCAATGATTACTTCTGTGTAACACAGCTCTCTCCCTGTGCAGTACATTTCCCTGGATGGCAACAGCCTGACGACGACAGATCTGGTCAACTTAGGAAGGGGACTCTACAAGATAAAGGTAATGATCAACAAATTGCGTTTGTTGTCACGGCTGCTCTGTGCAAACTTTGACTGAAGACGATCTCTTGTCTTTACCAACATTTTCAGCTGACTCAGGAGGCAGAGAACAAAGTTGTGCAATCCAGAGAGCTTTTGGACACCAttgtcaaagaaaacaaaggttAGGATACATTTAAGCACAAAGACCACAAGCACAAAGGCACTGATGTTAACCAGCTACTGCAAACGTATTACAGAAATAAATCATGCCATGTATTAAGttctctgcatctctctctgtctgttcccACAGTCGTCTATGGAATCACTACAGGTTTTGGCAAATTTGCCCGAACAGTGATTCCTGTCAGCAAGCTCAAGTAAAGACGATATTTCACTGTATACCACTACATCTGCTGTTGGAGAATGAGCTGTTTCTATGTGCTGATGTGTTCTTGTTTCGCAGGGAGCTGCAGGAGAACTTGGTGCGGTCACACTCAGCAGGTAATAAAGCTCTCCGTAAAGCTCTATTATGCGTCTAGAATTTCAGATTTCAAGATAATGAGCACTCCTGACAAAGTGTTTTAGGTTTAATTCGTATCAGCGCCATCAATGTTATGCTGTGGTGTGTAGGTGTGGGAAACCCGCTCAGCCCAGAAAGGACCCGCATGCTGCTCGCTCTGAGGATCAATGTTCTGGCCAAAGGGCACAGCGGGATTTCTCTGGAAACTCTTCATGCCATGATCCAGGCCTTCAATGGTGAGCCACCAGCCTCACTTTACCTTATCTGACCTTGGATATCGGCTACTGTTGACTGCTGATAATTTCCTTTAGGGATCAGTGTTGGGAAAGCGGACAGTCACCTGACTAATTTTCATGTCTAACGCACTCTGCCCCTGCAGCTTCCTGCCTCTCCTTTGTCCCAGAGAAGGGAACAGTGGGTGCTAGCGGAGACCTGGCACCCCTTTCTCACCTGGCCCTGGGGCTGATGGGCGAGGGGAAAATGTGGTCTCCTAAGAGCGGGTGGGCAGATGCCAAATATGTAAGATCTTATAGCTTTCTTCATAGTGATTTTTTCCATGGTTATACAACAATAACTTGCTCACTGCTGCAGgagatttattttttgcttttaagAGTCACAGGTCACAAGGTCCAAtaggaaaacatgtttgttttttgatgaaCCTTGACCTTCTACATGTTTTGTCCCCTTTCATCTCTGGCCAGGTCCTCGAGGCCCACGGACTGAAGCCAATATCACTAAAGCCCAAAGAGGTAATGTTTAAAAACCAGCCATGACCCCTCATATTTGATTTGCTTGCACTAAAGAACGTGACCCAGGCTTCACTGGGGATGCATTGTGCTTTGTCTTGAGGTAAAGAATTTAGGCTCTGTCTACATGTATAGATATTTTTAGGAACAGATATTTTCtctattaagaaaaaaaaatctctccacACGACCTTTGTTATACAAAATATCTCTGTACACACTAGTGCTGAAACGATTCCTCCAGTAACTTGAATATTTTGATTACTAAAAAGCCTCGAGGCTTCGTTAAAACCAGTGCAACTACACAGCTCACTGTACTGTAACAGTCCTCTGTTACTTTCGCTTTTGATAGCCTACGCAGCTGTAATGTGGATGTGAAGCACGGATTGAGAAACGATGGAGGAAGAGGGACAAGAACAGAGCgaaagacaaaaagaggagacacaccagagaaaacaacagaaagtGTCAAGACTGTGAGATCATTACAAGTTAAAACgaacagaaaaaaagttcaGTGTGTATTGTAAAGCGGAGTTAGCATACCACAATAGTACAAGTTCAATGCTACAACATCTAAGTAGAAAACATCCAGCGTATGAACTGAGTTTGCCAGGTGGACCTGGCACAACAAGGTAACGTTAACGTCACGTTTAATTGCATTTAACCTCAGTCAGTGATTGCTAGCTGAGATTCATAACGCATGTAAATAACTTACGTGTATTATGGCTTTATAATGGCTGATTAATAACAGAAATCAATGCGGTGGCTAATGTTACCTGGTGATGTATCATGTGTTTTAGCTAGGTTTTGCTAGAGAAAACTGCAACACgtggaaaataaaatgctgtagGCAACTGGTTTAAGTCTTTACAGACAGCAGATGCATCATTTGATCTCACATAACTGTTGACTTAGTGCACActgcaaacaaatgttttagcaattaaagcattttttaattgttgctcatttctctcatctctctcactcttattattttctcttttataaATTACTATTGCCCTTAAGTAAAGCTAAAGTAATTTAATGACAACACACAGTATTTCTTATCCGATTACTCGATTAATCACCAGAATAATCAATAGAATACTTGATTACTAGTACACACTATGAAGCAAAAACAACTCTAAATGCTCGCTGGCGTTAGCCGTCTTCTCCAGTTAACTGTTGTTGTGAAGATAGTTAAGTGCACAAGTTAATGTTTCCCATGTCTCATTACCGTTCCCTTTGATATAAAGACCGAGAAACTTGCTCAACGATACaagtgatgctctggacatgtGAAACTTTTCCTTCCACTCCTCATCAACAGCAATCCCACTCTAGAAGGTGTACCACCATCTGCTGGATCGACCGGGCCTGCTCCAAAACTGTCATTTCTGACAGACCACATAACACTGGGTGCAGCAGACGGCTCCGTTCATCCATGAAGTGTTGCAGCAGTACTAAGTTAAAGTGTAAAGTAGTCAGTGGACCGAGCAGtgcagacaaaacacaaacaatataaGTAGTCTACTGTTATCATTTCTGTTGCAAACTCATTACACAAAGCAGCTGACGTGCACACAGAGGTGATGATGTTTCCcaaacagataaacagtaactggagttttgaaaaatctgcaACTCagtcaaatttttttttaaaaaaatcacagttttaATGACCTAAAATTCAATTTGCATGAACACGAAGGGCCAAAACGTCGAGGGAATTATacctttttcaaaaatatctgtataagTTTAttatacagatatatatatattataatatatattatatatatatatatatttatatctatttaagttttttatttacTATTATAACCCACAGTATTGTGCACACTGCATTGTATCCTCCCTGGGGCTTCTTAGAGTGGAAAATATGTccctctcactctgtctttcCCTCACAGGGTCTTGCTCTGATAAATGGGACCCAGATGATCACCTCTCTTGGGGCGGAGGCCGTGGAGCGAGCCCAGGCGATTGCTCGGCAGGCAGACATCATTGCTGCTCTGACCCTGGAGGTGCTGAAGGGGACCACCAAGGCCTTTGATAGTggtgagcagcagcaaaatCACAAAAC encodes the following:
- the LOC126408585 gene encoding ETS domain-containing protein Elk-3-like yields the protein MDSAITLWQFLLQLLLDQSHKHLICWTSTDGEFKLLKSEEVAKLWGLRKNKTNMNYDKLSRALRYYYDKNIIKKVIGQKFVYKFVSFPEILKMDPQAVEMGLASGRFPLQEGEASELEVEEEEEEEGEEEAQRRTLAALGAQQCRNDYLRSGLYSSFSISSLQNQPELLRALRERQEEPRSVIRFGTNANERSSPPSAKPESYVSSRPPKLRSPSSPQTQPSQSWSPAAKEEEEDSDQSAQPLNLSSGHRERALQPPEKRSSSSGRSSSTSSSSNQGDGLPPKSKKPKALEISSPSLLLTGSDIGSIALNSPALPSGSLTPAFFTAQTPSGLLLAHSPLLSGIHFWSSLSPVAPLSPARLQGHSSLFQFPSLINGHMPVPLPNLEGTPSSLLLSPTTHKS
- the hal gene encoding histidine ammonia-lyase, whose translation is MPCFTVHIRDEWLAVPCRDTSNTIQWLGLEALKRYMKNKPDNGGIKALKDTRFVVRRCQGLGLLDADDTVEDVLEDNDFVELAIEGDTMSPDFIPYEPGVSHLTAAYKEPGEYISLDGNSLTTTDLVNLGRGLYKIKLTQEAENKVVQSRELLDTIVKENKVVYGITTGFGKFARTVIPVSKLKELQENLVRSHSAGVGNPLSPERTRMLLALRINVLAKGHSGISLETLHAMIQAFNASCLSFVPEKGTVGASGDLAPLSHLALGLMGEGKMWSPKSGWADAKYVLEAHGLKPISLKPKEGLALINGTQMITSLGAEAVERAQAIARQADIIAALTLEVLKGTTKAFDSDIHTLRPHPGQIEVALRFRSLLDSDHHSSQIAESHRFCDRVQDAYTMRCCPQVHGVTNDTIKFVQNIINTEINSATDNPMVFAERGETISGGNFHGEYPAKALDFLAIAVHELASISERRIERLCNPSLSELPAFLVNEGGLNSGFMIAHCTAAALVSENKVLCHPSSVDSLSTSAATEDHVSMGGWAARKALRVVEHVEQVLAIELLAACQGIEFLRPLRTTTPLEKVYELVRSVVKPWIKDRFMSPDIEAVHRLLLDQKVWNVAKPYIDKYQTEYIPESRPVSPTAFSLESPASPRKRVRLE